A DNA window from Myxocyprinus asiaticus isolate MX2 ecotype Aquarium Trade chromosome 45, UBuf_Myxa_2, whole genome shotgun sequence contains the following coding sequences:
- the gys2 gene encoding glycogen [starch] synthase, liver produces the protein MRLSRSLSITSLSGLPLWEEDSLPVEDLLLFEIAWEVTNKVGGIYTVIQTKAKITVDEWGENYFMMGPYYEHNFKTQVEQCEPPNQAIKVAMDSLINNGCQVHFGRWLIEGSPYVILFDIGTAAWNLDRWKGDLWNACSIGLPYDDREANDSLIFGSLVAWFFKELTDQLLDKPNVIAHFHEWQAGTGLVLSRSRKIPLATIFTTHATLLGRYLCAGNADFYNNLDKFNIDREAGERQIYHRYCLERAAVHCAHVFTTVSQITAVEANHMLHRQADVVTPNGLNVRKFSAMHEFQNLHSTNKAKIQEFVRGHFYGHLDFNLEKTLFFFIAGRYEFSNKGADLFLESLSRLNYLLRVQKSDVTVVVFFIMPAKTNNFNVESLKGQAVRKQLWDTAQSVKEKFGKRLYESLLRGEIPDMNKILDRDDFTIMKRAIYATQRHSLPPVTTHNMLDDSMDPILSNIRRIGLFNGRNDRVKIVFHPEFLSSTSPLLPMDYEEFVRGCHLGVFPSYYEPWGYTPGECTVMGIPSVTTNLSGFGCFMEEHVSEPSAYGIYIVDRRFRSADESCNQLTQFMFSFCQQSRRQRIIQRNRTERLSDLLDWRYLGRFYMHARHLALSRSFPTKFKVDHLNLPPTQGFRYPRPSSVPPSPSVSLHSTPHHSDEEDEDDEPYDEDEEAERDRQNIKAPFTLGAVPDGKKKQPGQND, from the exons ATGCGTCTTTCCAGATCTTTGTCAATAACATCATTAAGTGGGCTTCCACTCTGGGAGGAGGATAGTCTACCTGTGGAAGACCTCTTACTCTTTGAGATTGCATGGGAAGTAACCAATAAGG TGGGAGGAATATACACTGTCATTCAGACTAAAGCAAAGATCACAGTGGATGAATGGGGGGAGAACTACTTCATGATGGGACCCTACTATGAACACAACTTCAAGACCCAGGTGGAGCAATGTGAACCTCCAAACCAAGCCATTAAAGTTGCCATGGACTCCTTAATTAACAATGGCTGCCAG GTGCACTTTGGTCGCTGGTTGATAGAAGGTAGTCCATATGTCATCCTCTTTGATATTGGGACAGCTGCTTGGAACCTGGACCGCTGGAAGGGGGATTTGTGGAATGCATGTAGCATTGGGCTGCCCTATGACGACAGAGAGGCTAACGACTCGCTCATCTTTGGCTCTCTTGTGGCCTGGTTCTTCAAAGAG TTAACAGACCAACTTCTGGACAAGCCCAATGTAATCGCTCATTTCCATGAGTGGCAAGCTGGGACCGGACTGGTACTGAGCCGCTCCCGCAAGATACCCCTGGCAACCATTTTTACCACACATGCCACCCTCCTGGGGCGGTACTTGTGCGCAGGTAACGCAGACTTCTACAACAACCTGGACAAG TTCAACATAGACCGAGAGGCAGGAGAGAGACAGATCTACCATCGGTACTGTTTGGAGAGGGCTGCAGTACACTGTGCACATGTTTTCACCACTGTGTCCCAGATCACAGCAGTGGAGGCAAATCACATGCTCCATAGACAAGCAG ATGTTGTCACCCCTAATGGCCTGAATGTTAGGAAGTTCTCAGCCATGCATGAGTTCCAAAACCTGCACTCCACAAACAAAGCCAAGATCCAGGAGTTTGTAAGGGGGCATTTCTATGG CCATCTGGACTTCAATCTGGAGAAGACCCTGTTCTTCTTCATTGCAGGGCGATACGAGTTTTCTAACAAGGGAGCAGATCTGTTCCTGGAATCTCTGTCCAGATTAAACTATTTGCTAAGG GTGCAAAAGAGTGATGTCACGGTGGTTGTGTTCTTCATCATGCCTGCCAAGACCAACAACTTCAACGTGGAGTCTCTTAAAGGACAGGCTGTACGCAAGCAGCTGTG GGATACAGCCCAGTCTGTGAAGGAGAAGTTTGGAAAACGGCTTTACGAGAGCTTGTTAAG GGGTGAGATCCCAGACATGAACAAAATCCTGGACAGAGATGACTTCACAATTATGAAGAGGGCCATTTATGCAACACAG AGACACTCTCTGCCTCCAGTCACAACTCACAATATGCTGGATGACTCCATGGACCCCATCCTGAGCAACATCCGCCGAATCGGCCTGTTCAATGGACGCAATGACAGAGTAAAG ATTGTGTTCCACCCAGAGTTCCTGTCCTCCACCAGTCCTCTTCTGCCAATGGACTATGAGGAGTTTGTCCGAGGCTGCCATCTGGGAGTGTTTCCGTCCTATTACGAACCATGGGGATACACGCCAG GTGAATGTACTGTCATGGGAATCCCCAGTGTGACCACCAATCTGTCTGGATTTGGCTGTTTCATGGAGGAACATGTCTCGGAGCCCTCCGCATATG GTATCTACATTGTGGACCGGCGGTTCCGTTCTGCAGACGAGTCGTGTAACCAGCTGACTCAGTTCATGTTTTCGTTCTGTCAGCAGTCGCGACGACAGAGAATTATTCAACGTAACCGTACGGAGAGACTCTCTGACCTGCTGGACTGGAGGTACCTTGGACGG TTCTACATGCATGCTCGGCATCTTGCCCTCAGCAGATCCTTCCCCACTAAATTCAAAGTGGACCATCTGAACCTTCCACCG ACACAAGGTTTCCGTTACCCGCGACCCTCCTCTGTTCCCCCTTCCCCATCGGTTTCTCTCCACTCCACCCCTCACCACAGTGATGAGGAAGATGAAGATGACGAGCCATATGATGAAGACGAGGAGGCGGAGAGGGACAGACAGAACATCAAGGCACCTTTTACTCTGGGTGCAGTGCCCGATGGTAAGAAGAAACAACCAGGACAGAATGATTAA
- the spx gene encoding spexin prohormone 1 — translation MKGLRTLAAYALALLLLATFVSHSWSAPKGSFQRRNWTPQAMLYLKGTQGRRFVAEDRNEGDLYDTIRLESRSQNTENLSVSKAAAFLLNVLQQAREEGEPY, via the exons atgaaa GGTTTAAGAACTCTTGCGGCGTACGCACTTGCGCTCTTACTTCTGGCGACGTTTGTGTCCCATTCCTGGAGCGCGCCAAAG GGAAGCTTTCAGCGCAGGAACTGGACACCCCAAGCAATGTTGTATCTGAAGGGCACAC AGGGAAGGCGCTTTGTAGCAGAGGACAGAAACGAAGGGGACTTATACGACACAATTCGTTTGG AATCACGCAGCCAAAACACAGAAAATCTGAGTGTCTCCAaagcagctgcatttctcttaaaTGTCCTCCAACAAGCAAGAGAAGAGGGTGAGCCTTACTGA